The Biomphalaria glabrata chromosome 13, xgBioGlab47.1, whole genome shotgun sequence sequence gggaaagtaaaggcggttggacgttgtgctggccacatgacaccctgctcgttaaccgttggccaaagaaacagatgaccttaacatcatctgccctaaagatcgcatggtctgaaaggggaacttactttacTTTCAGATACACAACGTGTAGCCCTATAATATAGTTTCACAGTATACATAATTTATGAATACACTGTGTTTTTGGTTTCTGATagctgaataataataattaattaataataataacacaaatactcgccacaagaggttctcgagtcatATTGTATTTGGATATATTTTGACTGACGAAACATTCTATTTTAATCGCCCTTATCTGctgtttattgatttaaaaaaaagagaacaaaaaaaaaaacgcgaccgttattgacatcgccgtaccgcTGTCTCTTAAtgtaagaaaaactgaaatggaaaaacaaagacaaaatggGAACCTAAGCTTGGAGTTTAAGTGATGATGGAggtcaactaaaaaaaacattgttatatcaacagagaaggataatgacaactgacctcacaatTACTTTCAAGGACTTAaaaagattctcgttgcctgtcagaaggcggtactactgcagacctgccacatcaccagaataTTCCTCaatggaaactgataaagggagactacaatgaattgtGTTTCCCTTTAATGAAACTCATCATGGGTTCATGGCTCCAGGGCCCACGATCACTAGGGGTTATTTaatgccagagaatgaatacttgtTCGTttgtaacataataataatataaaataataatagtatccAGGAAACTGGTATTATCATATTGTATCcacttatgattttttttttagttttgttttgtgacTGACATTGAAGACAAAATGACTGCCTGACCTGGGGCCTGACCTGGGGCGTGCTCTTGGAATCTCTTGGTGCCCTTCTGCTATCAACTTGCCCCGTCCGTAAGGTATaaacaagtatatatatattaaaacaatCAAAACATATATAGAGGGAAAACaagatccgagaatgagtgtgtgtggggggggggggaaataacgtgttcactatttgtagcagacagagtgagtagatataaTATTCGTGATAACaatttttcttacaaaaatAGCATTTGaacacaaacacgcataaaaacaaacattctttttacaaacatattcAAACGAACACATATAATGTTGATAGCTTGGTTAACAACAGCTTCTGAAAGGGGGAGGGATTTGGCTatgcaaactgtcacagcaaccTTAcaagtggcgtagcaaccatggcgcgaaggggttcatgGCGCCAGGGCCCACGATCACTAGGGGTTATTTAATGGAATGTGTTGACTATAAGAGTTTAAATGCatcacattattattttattttaattaaatcatgTTCATtattcttaaattttatttctggtGTCCGAGCAAAAACACGAATCCATGTAAATTGTATTACTGTAGCATGTAAATTGTATTACTGTAGCATGTAAATTGTATTACTGTAGCATGTAAATTGTATTACTGTAGCATGTAAATTGTATTACTGTAGCATGTAAATTTTATTACTGTAGCATGTAAATTGTATTACTGTAGCATGTAAATTGTATTACTGTAGCATGTAAATTGTATTACTGTAGCATGTAAATTGTATTACTGTAGCATGTAAATTTTATTACTGTAGCATGTAAATTGTATTACTGTAGCATGTAAATTGTATTACTGTAGCATGTAAATTGTATTACTGTAGCatgtaaattatattagtgtAGCGTGTAAATTGTATTACTGTAGCATGTAAATTGTATTACTGTAGCCTGTAAATTGTATTACTGTAGCATGTAAATTGTATTACTGTAGCGTGTAAATTGTATTACTGTAGCATGTAAATTGTATTACTGTAGCATGTAAATTGTATTACTGTAGCATGTAATTGTCAGTACATCGTTTCATTTAGccaagacaaacagacacaaacagacacaaacagacacaaacactcttttgccccctggcaatcaaatcattaaataagaacaatctgatataaactttgtcaactgtaaattatgagtgagtctggtgtgaatgtacactttggtttcctATAGTTATGATGTTTTTTGTTCGGTGTaatacacaaattgtaagacaaatttccatacggaaaataaagattattattattattattattaatattaaatccaacatgttgaatttttttatttaataataataataataataataacaataactaaTTGTAAGCCTACTCATTGTGAAAGGGTTCTATATGATGAATTATATTAGCCGTTATTTTGGCTCAAGTGTTATATgtttctttaatattacaatacATATTGACTAGTTGAAAtacttgaattaattttttaggaGTCTACAGTCAAGGTGAAGTACTTATCGGATAACGGAATAAATAGAAAGTGAATCATACGCACATCTCATTAACATGGATATATCAAATCTTATTTAATCATAGTAATACACGAAGcacctatatataaataaataattttatctatctatctatctatctatctatctatctatctatatatatatatatatatatatatatatatatatatatatatatcgtgggCGTTGCCATGGGGTGGGTTTAACACCCCACTCCCCGAAATGAAAATtgtaatttagtgactgattttgtTAGCCTtgattttaggtgagattttatactaaaccattacttgccccagcacagccaaggggattttaaatttaaaaccccctaccagggggttttgagttttaaagcccttaccaaggggttttgagtttaaaacccctaccaggggtttttgagttaaaacccccctaccagggggttttgcagttaaatctccctcttctataaaacaaaacaaaaaaaaaattcaaatgacTATCCCCAatttccaagagcacagttaagtaagattttgaatttaaaacccctccaaaatttacgataaaacccctcttcaatataaaaaaaaaagcaaataacacgctcaaaattctatgagcgtagccaaaggggttttgagtttaaaccgcCCCCCTCtccagtagggtttgaagctaaaaaatacatcttcaatataaaaaaaaattgcgcaCTCAAAATTTAATGAGCTTAGCTAAATGGGTTTgaactcagttttgagtttaagcctCCCTTAAGCAatgtttgaaggtaaaaaatacctctttaatattaaaaagaaagcaaattatacactcgaaattctatgagagtagtcaaaagggttttgagtttaaactcccctccagtggattttgaagctaaaaacaaaactcttcaatataaaaaaaaagcaaattacacactcttaaatctatgagcgtagacaaaggggttttgagtttaaacccaccTTCaaaggggtttgatgctaaaaaatacctcttcaatataaaataagcaaattacacactaaaattatttgagcgtagccaagccattgggggttttgagtttaaacccctctcctacagtttgctttttaaaaccaccccagatggttttgagtttaaaatccccctacagagcgtatTGAGGTGGAAAatctctatcttcaatattattctaaagcaaactacagttaccaaattctatgaccgttgctaaatggggttttgaattttaaaaaaaaaaactacagagattgtttagtttaaaacccccaacagatgactTTGacgatgattttgacgataaagcTTTCCTTTACGATATAAAACCTAttgcaaactacagtcacctgaTTTCATGAGCATATTCAAAAGAGGTGACACATTTCTActagtggctgggctccattaataaagtgcagtaaatagtcatctgccgaaaatgaaaaacacaaaatgtggctcaacaaagatggctaagacagattttatgagtcagttatagagatcgggtctaaattaaggaaatcctatgtcgactccttagtaaggttgtgacagagcgtcgcatgaggtttgcgggacatgttctccgacaaaatgaattacgcataataagagttgcgatgacatcctagtacaacttggcgccacacttcatggaggtcctctgagcaggtgggaagaggcttcagacattaccagtgacagatttttgtggaaacagttcagaatatgcattttgttggctttcaataccagaaatagtgctgcGCCCCGCGATGGGGGATcttctagcgctcccccagacccccctTGCTGGCTATGGCgggaagtctacaatttttccactaactccaggaagaacctattctagggcacaataaacgtcttccgaaaaatgaagggtcagaatgtaataaagatcacacacacacacacacacacacacacacacacatacacacatacatacatacatataaatatattttttttgctgtttttttttttgcgacggtaaaagtagtgacgtactgagacagacgaatgacgttaCAGAACACGGGTACATGTTAGGAGAAGACTATGGCTAGGGATGGTAGAAAGATGTCTAGTGAATAAATCCAACGACGGACAGAGAGACAAGACGATCATCCCCATCTGTTAATAAAAATCAGTTGTTAAGTCCCTTGGTTGTGTTCGGACTCGCATTAGAATAAGTGAAGCAGTATTAGACAACACACAAAATCGACAGGACAGATCCAAAGCTTGAGGAAATTGTTCTATTTTACCTCGTGAGGAACAGGTGTACCTTGTGTACACTCTGGAGTAGAAGCTTGTTAGTTGTCATTGACATGTACAATCTCATTAGATACAGTAGGGCCCAGTTTGGGTTTAGTCACACTCAGCTTTTAGGAGGGGGCCCAACTTCGTATTCCTGAACGCGGGCCcgcgggtaccttgctacgccactgacccTTAAGACGAAATCGAAGAGACAGATGTTATGGTAATATAATGGTGCTTAAACTTCTTttttgcgccaaaacgtcccgcgCCAAAAAGGCTGCGCTCAAAaaaaaacgtcctgcttcgaaaAAATGTGGACACCACAGAAAATCAGAATGTTAAAGCTACATGATGAACTCTCATGCTTATTCCTTTTCCGGTTCAAAACCTGATTAATGATTTACTAGAAGTTTACATTGTGAAGTTTACATTGTGTACTCTCTATTCTGCAGCTACCAACAAAACATGTTCCTCTTACAACGCCCAGAGTACATTTAACTCCCCATGGTCACAACAAGGGCTCGTGCTTTGGTGCCAGCATACCTCGAGCTCAAGGGTCTCCATCATGCGAAGCGCAGGAGCCATACATCGCCATCCCTTCAGACATCTACGAAGACTTTGAGGCTCTGAAGTCTGCTACGAAATTAGATACCCCTGATCTCATGAGGAAGCTGCTCAAAGACTACCACAGGTAAGGATATCTCGGACTAGTTTACATAGAGAACATGGTCGTATGTAGTGTACTTATATCATTCGATTATATCGTGCTATACTTTATTGCGTTTTATTGtgttcttgtatttttttcttttgacttgtacctagatctacttaaaatatTATTGTCTTATATGGCATTTGACATCTCCTTTAGTTGCTTATTGTGTGCTTCTCTTTCTAACAAACACAAACGCTCTAATagaagatgaaaataaaaacgtctttaaaatagtaaaaaagtaatacctataaaatgttaaaaggtCTAAAAATCAATGATAAAGTGCagtgacaaataaaatattgaacttaagtcagagagagaaagagacagacagacagaaaaagagagaaaaagacagacagacaggaagactgatagatagatagatagatagatagatagatagatagatagatagatagatagatagcgtTATTTATACAATTTCCAATGTTATTGTTTCAGATTAGCAACCTCACCAACACATTTGTTACGAGAGCGACGATTGGATGGAGTCATAGGCGACATAGTTGCAGCAAAGACATCCTCTGCCCTTGACCTGTCCAGGAGCTGCCACAGTGTCACCAATGTGTCAGATAAGAACCGTGACGGGGCACATGTGAGAAGCAGCCCTAATTACTCTCTGGCAGAGCAACAATGTGTTGAGGATGAACTCTcggaagaagaagaggaagaaggTGAACTTAAGCCTTTGGATTTAACCTTAAACCGGCATGAGCCGGCTGTGTCACCCGACTCCGCTATCGTGGAGGATATTCACATGAAAAGTTCGAAGTCGGCCTTGAGTTTCGGAAACCAATCATTCGAGACTTATCAAAGTCTGTCCCCACAGAAACATACTGGATCGTATGTAATAAACCTTGAGCCAGGTAGCGAGGGAAGTATAACCTCCAATTCAATGTTGGCTAAAGTTTTACAGTTGGACATCCCACccaaaaatgttcataaaattCAGAATTATTCTATTGGTTCTCCATCTACTTTGTTCGGTCAAGCGAATAGAAAGAATCCAGCCTATAGTCAGACATCAGCATTGTTTCTGAATGATACAAACAAGGTGGAAGAAGACAAATCTGACATCAAAAGCATACCGTTTgcaagaaatgaaaacaatttaAGACTTAGTGGTCTTCCATCATATTCAGAAGCTTTAAGCTCTGTCTTGCATTCACAGACAATCTCCACTAGACTTAAAGAATGTGAATCAACTAAAGAATCTTTGACAGATGCCAGTGGTGTAAAGAAAGAGCTCCTAAACAGAGGATTATCTGTGTTTCAGACATCTTTAGGAGAATCGGATATTTCACAAAGCCAAAGAAAATTACCGTTTGGATTAAATTTACCACATGTTGATACAACACATAGAATTTTACATCAACATTTCATGCAGCAGCAGCAGTTGAAATCAGAACTTCAACATCAAAATATAGCCAATGAGGTACAACAAAGTAGACCAGTTAGCGGCACTCAGATGTCAATGAAAATGTTATCAGCTCAGTCTCCAGTGATAGAAGCTGTAGACTGCAACGGAGAAAAACACAGTTTGAAAGCCAGTGACTTAAGTTTTCCTAACTTTCTTCTTGATCCTCAATCACTGGGAATTCAACCTAGCACCACAGCAATGTCCAATGGAGCAGTAGCGTCCACTGCTTCCATTCCAATGCCTGCATTTTTCATGACGACACCCACCAGCTGTATGAATGGCGTTGTAGCAGTACTGCACTCACTACCAGAAGGTGTCACAGGCTTGCAGCCCTTTGCCTTTGCTCCTCATCCCGTGCAGCAATCATCCATCAGTTCATCGTCCATACCAGCACAGCTTTCAACAGATATGATCTTTACAACGGCCAACACGACACCGGCAACAAATTTCACTTCTATCAGTGCATCAACGACTTTAAGTGATCAGAACGCAGCCATCCAAGCAGAAACTACACAGCCTTCACCACCTTTAGCATCAGCAAGACCGAAACCGGGTCGGCCTAGAGGGAAAGGCGGAAGAGGAAAACTGCAAAGAATCCAAAATAAAGATATGAAGCTGTTAACAGAGAATACGCTGTTCCCTGGTGTCTATACGAGCATTCTAAAACTTCCTTGGAGTCgtagatccagaaataaaagcaAGTCAAAAACTGTCTTAGAAATGAAGAAAGAGGCTCAGATAATTGCTCATGAAAAGGTTACTGAAGAAGAATCTCATTTTCTTTGCGAATCTGAAGTACATGATTTAGAATCTCCTTCTCAAGAGATAGAAGATGTATTTGATACATTGAATCAAgaatgtaaacaagaaaaacaagtcGACTTAAAAGGGCTTAATGAACATACCTTTGAAAATTCTATGCTTTATACACAAGAGAGTTCTAATGAGCCTCCAAAACTGGATCACATACAATCCATTCAGCGTCAAAAGCAGAAGGACCTGGAGCAACAGCAGCGTCTTCATGCACAGTATCACCAAAGACTACAAGAAGAGCAGAGGAAGCTGACCAAACAAATTGAGATGTCTTACTTAAATATGTCTAGCTCCCCTGTCCAGACTTTGTCCATCAATGCTCTCAACTTGCCAACTTTAAAACAGGAAGCTATGTCTCCTGATCTTTGTTCTCCGGTGTCTAAGTTATCAAGCAAATCGTTAACCCCTGACGGAGAAGAGACATTTCCCTCTAACGAGAGTGTGGTCATGACGTTTTCAACTGACGATAAAAAAGCGTTGACCTCGAAGTTGCCAAGAAAACGTGGACGACCTCCTAAGATGCATGTTTTATATAGCCCGCTAGAGAAACAAACTGAGAATACTGACATAGCTTCGAGCTCAATCCAGTCTCCACATAAAGCTGAGATAGAGCCTGATAACTTTCTGAACGTCACAACAGCTGCAACCACTTCTAATTTCTCTATTCTGAAATCCGCTCTATCGACAATGAGTTCAGACGGATTCGCTCATCGCCGAGCTATTGAACAATTCACCACTAGACCCAATTTGAGTACGACTTTGATGGAGCCAGACATGGAAGTTCAGACAGGCTTAAACAAGAAGTTGTCGTTTCTTACAAGTCACATTGAACTTGATTCGCCAGTAGCCAAACATCAGCCGGAGGATGAAACAACAGCAAGCAGTTACCTGGAGTATGAAGACGAGAGCACACCAGACGAACAAGATGCAGCATTGACCAATGAAATAACACCGGAAGTAAAACCTCGCAAGAAGAAAGTTTCAAGATCCTTGAAGTCAAATGAGAACTTTATGTACGCCACTTTTAAAATCAAGCCTAAAAACGGTGGACTGACGCCAAGGAAGAGCCGAAGAAAGCGTAAAGATGTGCTGGCAAGCACTGCTGCTGCTGCTGAGACCATTGCAAATCTGAGACAAAGGAAACTCCTTGACGCTACTCTTTCTGATGGACTGAAGCCGTCCTCAATGATTGCATGGAAATTCCATGAACAGTATCCGCATTCAAGCGAAGAAAATTCGGAGAAAATAGTCGCTGAAAAGAGAACTGCAAACCTGCTGAACGGAGATTTTAGCTTAATAGAGAGCCCTCATAATGTGTTGCAGACTTTTGAAACATGCCTTGATGTGCCAAGATCCGGGGAAAAGTTGCAGATGCAGCTCAATAATGAGCTCATAGATTCAGAACTTAAGGCCGAATGTTGTGTGACATGTGGCCAAATTTTTCAAAAGCATTATTCCGACACGAGCGCGCGATGTAACGAGTGCATCCGAAACACTTCCATGATCATCAAATCTTCTAAACTCTTTTCGTTCGGGGATTTCCCAACGTCATCCTTAGCATCCGTGCCTCCGGCTTCAACACCTTCCAGCACTCTAGCATCCAAAATGGAAACAGTTCTCCCCAGAGAGACAGGGAGTTCAAGCCTGTGCAGCAATAATCCCAATCGTCTACACTGTAATATTTGCCAAATGGATTTCACAAAGATTTGCGATTACCTGCAGCACATCAGAGAAAGCCATGGCGCCCCAAACGTGAACCAAGGGGATACTACACGGAGAGTAAAAGTGTCCAAAACGAAAAAATCCTTGGCACACAAGACACTGACATGCCCTGTAGAAGACTGTCCGCATTTCTTTAGAGTGCAGAGAGATTTAGAAACCCACTTTCTGAAGAAGCACTCCAGTCTAGGCACGTGCCCCCATAGTGATTGCTCCTTCACGTGCACCTCGCGTGAAGACTTGGAGAATCACTTCCGCTTCGATCATGACGCTGTTGGGTCTGTGCACGCGCTATCAGTTCCCAGTACGCCCGAGAGCATTACAGAAAACAGCGCTGACGGAATTTCTGTCAGAACAGCCTCGCTGTCCTCTGAGAAACCTCTGCACTGTGAGTTCTGTGATTATCGCTGTAGACAGAAAAACGCCCTGACGTGGCATATGAGGAAACACCCAGAGGCGGCCTCGCAATACAAGCGTTACAACAGTATGAACAGCGATTAAGACATTGCCTCGCCTAAGACATGTCCCTAGTCactctttgtttgttttgttgagtTTTATAGATTTCAATCTCACATAGATATTATAGTATCTCAAATAGTTCATATCacatatcataaaaaaaatggtttgaatACAATAGATTGTACAGGGAGatgaaatctaaaaataatgaaTCAGCAAACAATGACGTGTACAGCTACATAAGCTCAAGGATACCTGCATGGAAACAAATAAAGGAACGTCTCTAACTTATAAGACAACATTGATAGCTACTTTCCCCATTACGGGGGCTGCTAAGAATCTCGATTGTGTTCAAGCTCTTATTTGAGATGACGAAGACAAAAATCAATGACCTAAACGTTCAGAGAAGTGAACGTCACAATTATTGTGTCCTCATTCCTGGCATGTATCAGTTGACATATATTGAGATCGGCCTTTGAAAGAGTGTTGAAAGTTTATTGTATCTATTCAACAGTTTAACATTCAACAGTTTAACTTTCAGCAGTTTGACATCTTGTTTGTTACAAGTGCATATTTCCCCTCCTTCTAAACCCACCCAGTTTAGAGGAAAtatcaaattttgttttgcCTAAGTCTaaaaatggcaatgtcttcgattctgaagattaagtttgagtgcagtgtttcacatgacttacgcaaacccagttgtgacctggaTATTTTTTCcacatctcgtgcagacaaaggcGTTGTCCGCttgcggtctatttaagttttctttacgtCTTCTGTGCTTGCCTTCAATAATACCATTCGTAGGTTCATCATttatcccgcatgggagacgaccgcatgtcaaaggcgatcttctttggagAGCTTCAAAaggacggcgtaacagaggtgctccCATAAACTCTATGAATATCacctcaggcgccatttcgtcCTCACttgcatagaggaaagtagccgGCAgtagcagatggcctctgataGAAACAGTtgaagagctctcacaaaggctctATGatagagacagttggagagctctcacaaaggctgcgggacaaacatttgagactcaaagataaGCCTAACTCTAACCCTTACTCTAAACCAATGAGTTAAACACTCTCCTAAGATGGTGGGTCAAGTTAAACAAAAATCTGATTCATTAACAAAGCAGAAAAACAGCCCAATTCTTCTTCTCCAAGAGAGGTAACCAAGTGCAATAGATTGTTATTTTTCAGAGTGAATTatttaccttttttatttttagagcaTAAATAAACTGAActgtaaaatacattttctacaAATCATATAAATCATGCAATGACTTTGTCATTATACAATATATCAATGACTCCGTCCGTTATCAGGTTTTGTTCActgttttatttaatatatagatatttctTCCATTAAATCATTGTTTAGAAATGTAAATtctttgtttattgatttaaaacTGATATTACAATGTCAGACACCATATACTGACAGAGGCATCGCTAGGGTCACTGCCGCTCGATGCGATACGCACTTATCTTCACATTATTGCTATGTCACTGTataattgatagatagataggatag is a genomic window containing:
- the LOC106071402 gene encoding uncharacterized protein LOC106071402, whose product is MASRRKSARPTNKVQQQVEEDDEDDNGETESALVLTLPTKHVPLTTPRVHLTPHGHNKGSCFGASIPRAQGSPSCEAQEPYIAIPSDIYEDFEALKSATKLDTPDLMRKLLKDYHRLATSPTHLLRERRLDGVIGDIVAAKTSSALDLSRSCHSVTNVSDKNRDGAHVRSSPNYSLAEQQCVEDELSEEEEEEGELKPLDLTLNRHEPAVSPDSAIVEDIHMKSSKSALSFGNQSFETYQSLSPQKHTGSYVINLEPGSEGSITSNSMLAKVLQLDIPPKNVHKIQNYSIGSPSTLFGQANRKNPAYSQTSALFLNDTNKVEEDKSDIKSIPFARNENNLRLSGLPSYSEALSSVLHSQTISTRLKECESTKESLTDASGVKKELLNRGLSVFQTSLGESDISQSQRKLPFGLNLPHVDTTHRILHQHFMQQQQLKSELQHQNIANEVQQSRPVSGTQMSMKMLSAQSPVIEAVDCNGEKHSLKASDLSFPNFLLDPQSLGIQPSTTAMSNGAVASTASIPMPAFFMTTPTSCMNGVVAVLHSLPEGVTGLQPFAFAPHPVQQSSISSSSIPAQLSTDMIFTTANTTPATNFTSISASTTLSDQNAAIQAETTQPSPPLASARPKPGRPRGKGGRGKLQRIQNKDMKLLTENTLFPGVYTSILKLPWSRRSRNKSKSKTVLEMKKEAQIIAHEKVTEEESHFLCESEVHDLESPSQEIEDVFDTLNQECKQEKQVDLKGLNEHTFENSMLYTQESSNEPPKLDHIQSIQRQKQKDLEQQQRLHAQYHQRLQEEQRKLTKQIEMSYLNMSSSPVQTLSINALNLPTLKQEAMSPDLCSPVSKLSSKSLTPDGEETFPSNESVVMTFSTDDKKALTSKLPRKRGRPPKMHVLYSPLEKQTENTDIASSSIQSPHKAEIEPDNFLNVTTAATTSNFSILKSALSTMSSDGFAHRRAIEQFTTRPNLSTTLMEPDMEVQTGLNKKLSFLTSHIELDSPVAKHQPEDETTASSYLEYEDESTPDEQDAALTNEITPEVKPRKKKVSRSLKSNENFMYATFKIKPKNGGLTPRKSRRKRKDVLASTAAAAETIANLRQRKLLDATLSDGLKPSSMIAWKFHEQYPHSSEENSEKIVAEKRTANLLNGDFSLIESPHNVLQTFETCLDVPRSGEKLQMQLNNELIDSELKAECCVTCGQIFQKHYSDTSARCNECIRNTSMIIKSSKLFSFGDFPTSSLASVPPASTPSSTLASKMETVLPRETGSSSLCSNNPNRLHCNICQMDFTKICDYLQHIRESHGAPNVNQGDTTRRVKVSKTKKSLAHKTLTCPVEDCPHFFRVQRDLETHFLKKHSSLGTCPHSDCSFTCTSREDLENHFRFDHDAVGSVHALSVPSTPESITENSADGISVRTASLSSEKPLHCEFCDYRCRQKNALTWHMRKHPEAASQYKRYNSMNSD